In the genome of Bacteroidota bacterium, one region contains:
- a CDS encoding SLC13/DASS family transporter gives MKILKIVSGPLVGFVVYFLMLQANGDALMAKMAGVASWMAIWWIFEAVSLYFTALLPLSLFPFLGIMDMRSVAPMYTNEIIFLFIGGFLIAFGIEKWNLHKRMAFAIILSVGATPSKILFGIMAASFLLSMWISNIATTMMLLPAVLAVASQFELTPGNNDSPYVTPFLLGLAYASSIGGTATLIGTAPNMIFMGFYNEAFPDAVPISFTTWIMFGFPVAIVFFTCAFFTLRFLFFKNNPPVITDLSRCKQEYKELGQVTFEEKVIICLFTITVLLWFFRGDITIDQFKLKGWSNLFDNPAYITDSTIAMAMASIMFLFPSSKKGTILSWKEVQKMPLGIIFLFGGGFALAKGISDSGLSGWIASQLTSVNLLHPVLLVILLCTFMTFFTELTSNTASTYLILPIILAVSVSAGTHALLLMVPVVFSASFAFMLPVATPPNTVIFASEKIKINSMLKAGLILNLIGIVLITLFIFTIGKSIFNI, from the coding sequence ATGAAAATACTGAAAATAGTATCCGGTCCTCTTGTTGGTTTTGTTGTGTATTTTTTAATGCTCCAGGCCAATGGTGATGCATTAATGGCAAAAATGGCAGGTGTTGCATCATGGATGGCAATTTGGTGGATATTTGAAGCTGTTAGCTTGTATTTTACTGCACTTTTGCCATTGTCTTTGTTTCCTTTTTTGGGGATAATGGATATGAGAAGTGTGGCTCCCATGTACACCAATGAGATTATATTCCTTTTTATTGGAGGATTTTTAATTGCATTTGGAATTGAAAAATGGAACCTTCATAAAAGAATGGCTTTTGCAATTATACTATCCGTAGGAGCTACTCCTTCTAAAATATTGTTTGGGATAATGGCAGCCTCATTTTTGCTTTCCATGTGGATTTCAAATATTGCAACAACAATGATGCTGCTTCCTGCAGTATTGGCTGTTGCATCACAATTTGAGCTAACTCCAGGCAATAATGATTCTCCTTACGTTACTCCATTTCTTTTAGGCCTGGCTTATGCCTCTTCAATTGGAGGCACTGCCACACTTATTGGTACAGCTCCTAACATGATTTTTATGGGTTTTTACAATGAGGCTTTTCCTGATGCAGTGCCAATTAGTTTTACAACCTGGATAATGTTTGGTTTTCCAGTTGCAATAGTCTTTTTTACTTGTGCATTTTTCACTCTCAGATTTCTCTTTTTCAAAAACAATCCTCCAGTAATAACTGATTTAAGCAGATGCAAACAAGAATATAAAGAATTAGGCCAAGTTACATTTGAAGAAAAAGTAATTATTTGCCTTTTTACAATTACCGTTTTACTTTGGTTTTTCAGGGGTGATATTACTATTGATCAATTTAAACTAAAGGGATGGAGCAATTTATTTGACAATCCTGCTTACATTACCGATTCTACAATTGCCATGGCAATGGCAAGCATTATGTTTTTATTTCCAAGTTCTAAAAAGGGAACAATACTAAGCTGGAAGGAAGTTCAAAAAATGCCCTTAGGCATTATATTTCTTTTTGGTGGAGGGTTTGCCCTTGCTAAAGGAATTTCAGATAGCGGGCTCTCAGGATGGATTGCCTCTCAATTAACTTCTGTAAATCTTCTGCACCCTGTACTTCTGGTTATTTTACTATGCACTTTCATGACTTTTTTTACTGAGTTAACTTCCAATACCGCCTCAACTTATCTTATTTTACCTATAATTTTAGCAGTATCAGTGAGTGCAGGAACTCATGCCTTATTATTAATGGTTCCAGTTGTTTTTTCAGCATCTTTTGCTTTTATGCTTCCCGTTGCCACACCACCAAATACTGTGATTTTTGCAAGCGAAAAAATAAAAATTAATTCCATGTTAAAAGCAGGACTTATTTTGAATTTAATTGGAATTGTACTTATCACACTTTTTATTTTTACAATTGGTAAATCAATATTTAATATTTAG
- a CDS encoding SpoIIE family protein phosphatase, translating into MSNFNVLKDQLELVNNNPDALYNFYSLFGKKMPLLNFEERKKLLHLASITFKNIPGFESFQTFSEGAMYTFSSEYTKAIDKLLSAIEMFSEQGDKVIVGAAHCLLNICYKSLGQFEKAQISIQKSLEILEKTEKENEFHHFLNNAYYQAGEMNGILEKYEIAIHYFQKGLKLNLENQLMKARMLNGLGCIYLKTSDLPLAFDYLNRSLELTEPGGFMLESKIYADLGDYYLKNNNIDKALEFQKKSLKIRTENNFWSAAITCYIQLSGIYFKQDNLKDALHYGNLAVDKSKELNLIPKLFEAHKLLSVIYERTGDFALELKHLKNYHKYKEEVHNQEITRKIEQLNSKHELEIMNQHKEIFRLRNVELKSVIDELNESFRYARRIQQAILPPNHLFKKYLPQSFILYKPKDIVAGDFYWMEPISIVHSDINQTKTGFGTMNPETTPVLFAAADCTGHGVPGAMVSVVCFNALNRSIREFNLSSPGEILDKITDLIIEQFEKSDDEVKDGMDIALCRLQGNKLQYAGANNSLWIISKEDESLTNAFKITEIKADKQPVGKHVQRKPFKNHEIELQKDDTIYLLSDGFADQFGGVKGKKFMIKQLKEILLSIQDKSLEDQKGYLDSVFESWKGNLEQVDDVCIIGVKI; encoded by the coding sequence ATGAGTAATTTTAATGTTTTAAAAGATCAGTTGGAGTTGGTTAATAACAACCCGGATGCGCTTTATAACTTCTACTCATTATTCGGCAAAAAAATGCCACTGCTTAATTTTGAAGAAAGAAAAAAACTTCTTCATTTGGCAAGTATAACTTTTAAAAACATTCCTGGTTTTGAATCCTTTCAAACCTTTTCAGAAGGAGCAATGTATACATTCAGTTCAGAATATACTAAAGCCATTGATAAATTATTATCGGCAATTGAAATGTTTTCTGAACAAGGGGATAAAGTAATTGTTGGAGCAGCGCATTGCCTGTTGAATATTTGCTATAAATCATTAGGACAGTTTGAAAAGGCCCAAATAAGCATACAAAAATCTTTAGAAATTCTTGAAAAAACCGAAAAAGAAAATGAATTCCATCATTTTCTGAATAATGCATATTACCAGGCAGGTGAAATGAACGGGATTTTGGAAAAATATGAAATTGCAATACACTATTTCCAAAAAGGGTTAAAATTAAATTTGGAAAATCAATTAATGAAGGCAAGAATGTTAAACGGGTTAGGTTGTATTTATTTAAAAACATCTGATTTGCCTTTAGCATTTGATTACTTAAACCGTTCCCTGGAATTAACAGAACCGGGAGGCTTTATGCTTGAATCAAAAATATATGCTGATTTAGGAGATTATTACCTCAAAAACAATAATATTGATAAAGCCCTTGAATTCCAAAAAAAGAGCTTAAAAATAAGAACTGAAAATAATTTTTGGAGTGCTGCCATTACCTGTTATATCCAGCTTTCCGGAATTTATTTTAAACAGGATAACCTCAAGGATGCATTACATTATGGTAATTTGGCAGTGGATAAGTCAAAGGAATTGAATTTAATACCAAAACTTTTCGAGGCACATAAATTACTCTCAGTTATTTATGAAAGAACAGGCGATTTTGCCCTGGAGCTGAAACATTTGAAAAATTATCACAAATACAAGGAAGAGGTCCACAATCAGGAAATAACAAGGAAAATAGAGCAGCTTAACAGCAAACATGAATTAGAAATAATGAATCAGCATAAGGAAATTTTCCGCCTCAGAAATGTTGAATTAAAGTCGGTAATTGATGAATTAAATGAAAGCTTTCGGTACGCAAGAAGAATTCAGCAAGCCATTCTACCTCCTAATCACCTGTTTAAAAAATATTTGCCACAAAGTTTCATACTTTATAAACCAAAGGATATTGTTGCCGGAGATTTTTACTGGATGGAACCCATTTCAATTGTTCATTCTGATATTAACCAAACAAAAACCGGATTTGGCACCATGAATCCTGAAACTACTCCTGTATTATTCGCTGCCGCAGACTGTACCGGGCATGGTGTACCTGGCGCAATGGTTAGTGTAGTATGTTTTAACGCACTTAACAGATCTATAAGAGAATTTAATCTTTCAAGCCCAGGAGAAATTCTTGATAAGATTACAGATTTGATCATCGAGCAATTCGAAAAAAGTGATGACGAAGTTAAAGATGGGATGGATATTGCACTTTGTCGTTTACAAGGTAACAAACTTCAATATGCAGGGGCAAATAATTCTCTTTGGATAATTTCTAAAGAGGATGAATCTTTAACCAATGCATTTAAAATAACGGAAATAAAAGCAGATAAACAACCTGTAGGTAAACATGTGCAAAGAAAACCGTTTAAAAATCATGAAATTGAGCTGCAAAAAGATGATACGATTTATTTATTGTCAGATGGTTTTGCCGATCAATTTGGAGGAGTTAAAGGGAAAAAGTTTATGATTAAACAGCTAAAAGAAATACTACTTTCTATTCAAGACAAATCTCTGGAAGACCAAAAAGGATATTTAGATTCAGTTTTTGAAAGCTGGAAAGGAAATCTCGAACAAGTGGACGATGTGTGTATTATTGGGGTGAAAATTTAA
- the chrA gene encoding chromate efflux transporter, with protein MAFLFKNSGNYYSKFNLLIKIMEKPAFKEALKFWTKLGFISFGGPAGQIAIMHEFLVDRKKWISNSRFFHALNYCMILPGPEAQQLAIYIGWLLHGKKGGFAAGILFFLPSMFILLALSIIYVLYGNLPWVNALFDGVKPAVIAIVLLALLKIAKRSLKSYFHYFVAACAFISIFFFNIPFPLIIVSAVVLAAIIRKFLPGIFHNKNASSDLRIEREEDYYLNQNSLSPLSDFKFSNLLKQVFVTFVLWALPLFIFFKFANDFKFWNDLSLFFTKAALVTFGGAYAVLPYVAQVSVEQLNWLDELQMIDGLALGETTPGPLIMVLSFVGFMAGYNHFNGSLLMGTFAMATTVFYTFLPCFLFIFAGAPIMEKTQENKKVKEILEIVIAAIVGVILNLTIFLGKAVLFPKGISFDSIHYISLGWLIISVVALYHYKINMVKWIALSAIFGLCSYLISTLT; from the coding sequence ATGGCTTTTTTATTCAAAAATTCAGGAAATTATTACTCGAAATTTAATTTGTTGATTAAGATTATGGAAAAACCTGCTTTTAAAGAAGCCCTGAAATTTTGGACAAAATTAGGTTTTATAAGTTTTGGCGGACCTGCAGGGCAAATTGCAATAATGCATGAATTTCTTGTTGACAGAAAAAAATGGATAAGCAATAGCAGGTTTTTTCATGCGCTAAATTATTGTATGATTTTACCTGGGCCGGAGGCACAGCAATTGGCAATTTATATTGGTTGGTTATTGCATGGAAAAAAAGGAGGTTTTGCAGCAGGAATTTTATTCTTTTTACCCTCAATGTTTATTTTACTTGCTTTAAGTATAATTTATGTTTTATATGGAAACCTACCTTGGGTAAATGCACTGTTTGATGGGGTTAAACCTGCTGTTATTGCAATTGTCCTGTTGGCATTGTTGAAAATAGCAAAGCGATCGTTAAAAAGTTATTTTCATTATTTTGTAGCTGCCTGTGCATTTATAAGTATTTTTTTTTTCAATATTCCATTTCCATTAATTATTGTAAGTGCTGTTGTTTTAGCAGCAATCATTCGTAAATTTTTACCGGGGATTTTCCATAATAAAAACGCCAGCAGTGATTTAAGAATTGAGCGGGAGGAGGATTATTATTTAAACCAAAACTCTCTATCTCCCTTATCAGACTTTAAATTTAGTAATCTTCTAAAACAAGTTTTTGTAACATTTGTACTATGGGCTTTACCTCTATTCATCTTTTTTAAATTTGCAAATGACTTTAAATTTTGGAATGATCTCTCTCTGTTTTTCACAAAAGCTGCTTTAGTTACATTTGGAGGGGCATATGCTGTATTGCCATACGTTGCTCAGGTAAGTGTTGAACAATTAAATTGGCTTGATGAGCTACAAATGATTGATGGTTTGGCCTTGGGTGAAACTACTCCAGGACCTTTAATAATGGTTCTTTCCTTTGTTGGTTTTATGGCAGGATATAACCATTTTAATGGCTCATTGCTTATGGGAACTTTTGCTATGGCCACAACTGTTTTTTATACCTTTCTTCCCTGTTTCCTGTTCATTTTTGCAGGGGCTCCAATTATGGAAAAAACACAAGAGAATAAAAAAGTTAAAGAAATACTCGAAATTGTTATTGCTGCAATTGTTGGAGTTATTCTTAATCTTACCATTTTCCTTGGAAAAGCTGTTCTGTTTCCTAAAGGAATTAGTTTTGATTCTATTCATTATATTTCCTTGGGCTGGCTTATTATTTCTGTTGTTGCTTTATACCACTATAAAATAAACATGGTTAAATGGATTGCCCTTAGTGCAATTTTTGGTCTTTGTTCTTATTTGATTTCAACACTTACTTAA
- a CDS encoding YajQ family cyclic di-GMP-binding protein — translation MPSFDIVSKIDAQTLDNAINAAKKEILTRYDFRESKSSIELDKKNYSLTIVTENEMRIEAIEDVIRSRMIKQGLDPLSLDFGKEQYASGNMIRKDIKIKEGIDKEAAKKIIKRIKESGLKAQAQIMDDQIRVTAKKIDDLQAIISLCRNSDFETPLQYINMKS, via the coding sequence ATGCCCTCCTTTGATATTGTTAGTAAAATAGATGCACAAACTCTTGATAATGCAATAAATGCAGCTAAAAAAGAGATTTTAACACGATATGATTTTCGTGAATCAAAAAGCAGTATTGAACTTGATAAAAAAAACTATTCTTTAACAATAGTTACAGAAAATGAAATGCGCATAGAAGCAATTGAGGATGTTATTCGTTCCCGCATGATCAAGCAAGGACTAGATCCACTAAGTCTTGATTTTGGTAAGGAACAATATGCTTCCGGTAATATGATAAGAAAAGACATTAAAATTAAAGAAGGAATTGATAAGGAAGCTGCAAAAAAAATCATAAAACGGATTAAGGAAAGTGGATTAAAGGCACAAGCCCAGATTATGGATGATCAAATTAGGGTTACAGCAAAAAAAATTGACGATTTACAAGCAATTATTTCACTTTGTAGAAACAGTGATTTTGAAACTCCTCTTCAATATATTAACATGAAGTCCTAA
- a CDS encoding M15 family metallopeptidase, with translation MIKKTYFLFCFAFILIHGCSEPSKKDKKNFDPFINSDSIVENKKRNEIIKDESQDDSLLIFQKQYEYTEIELNLLNSGLVDIQVADSSIIVDLRYSSTNNFMGSDVYGEWNRAFLQPEAAEKLVIAQHLLKSKFPKWSLVVFDAVRPVSVQQKMWEMLVMPINEKTKYLSNPKNGSLHNYAAAVDISIINENGEELDMGTAFDYFGELAYPTKEKEMLKMGKLSEQQINNRKLLRDVMEKSGFFNIQTEWWHFNSCTRIEAKLRYKIIQ, from the coding sequence GTGATCAAAAAGACATACTTCCTATTTTGCTTTGCATTTATATTAATCCATGGATGTTCAGAACCCAGCAAAAAAGACAAAAAAAATTTTGATCCTTTTATTAATTCTGATTCAATTGTAGAAAACAAGAAAAGGAATGAAATTATTAAGGATGAAAGTCAAGATGATTCTTTGTTAATTTTTCAAAAACAATATGAGTATACAGAAATAGAATTAAACCTACTGAATTCAGGTTTAGTAGATATCCAGGTTGCAGACTCCTCTATAATAGTTGATTTAAGATATTCAAGTACTAATAATTTTATGGGAAGTGATGTTTATGGAGAGTGGAACAGGGCTTTTTTACAACCTGAAGCGGCTGAAAAATTAGTAATTGCCCAACATTTATTAAAATCGAAATTTCCTAAGTGGAGCCTGGTTGTTTTTGATGCAGTAAGGCCTGTAAGTGTTCAACAGAAAATGTGGGAAATGTTAGTGATGCCAATAAATGAAAAAACAAAATATTTGTCAAATCCTAAAAACGGATCCTTGCATAATTATGCGGCAGCTGTGGATATAAGTATAATCAATGAAAATGGAGAAGAATTAGATATGGGTACAGCATTTGATTATTTCGGTGAACTTGCATATCCAACTAAAGAGAAGGAAATGCTGAAAATGGGAAAATTATCTGAGCAACAAATTAACAACCGGAAACTACTAAGAGATGTAATGGAAAAATCCGGTTTTTTCAATATTCAAACAGAATGGTGGCATTTTAATTCTTGCACAAGAATTGAAGCAAAACTGAGGTACAAAATTATTCAGTAA
- the hflK gene encoding FtsH protease activity modulator HflK, whose protein sequence is MSDYQFEEFKMPDIFQKVLKNIKAILLVLILVIAVFSAFFQIGPEEVGVITRYGKYSRTLEPGLNFKIPFIETLYKIPVERQQKQEFGFRTTSAGIQSTYTKSGTSEESLMLTGDLNLADVEWVVQYRIDNPYNFLFKVRNPEKTLRDISEAAMRQVVGDHTVNEVLTVRRPQVASNVQDLIQKLSTEYSLGIKVEQVVLQDVNPPDQVKAAFNAVNQAQQEKETLINQAKSEYNKVIPKASGQAKETIQMAEGYALERVNMAQGEVARFNDLYKEYIKAPEVTKKRIYLETMSSVIPKLGQKIITDKGGNNVLPLLQMQTQSNKKEN, encoded by the coding sequence ATGTCTGATTATCAATTTGAAGAATTTAAAATGCCCGATATTTTTCAAAAAGTATTGAAAAATATTAAAGCTATCCTCCTTGTTTTAATTCTGGTTATTGCTGTTTTTTCAGCTTTTTTTCAAATTGGACCCGAAGAGGTTGGCGTAATAACCCGATACGGGAAATATTCCAGGACTCTAGAACCTGGTTTGAATTTTAAAATTCCGTTCATAGAAACATTATATAAAATTCCTGTTGAAAGACAACAGAAACAGGAATTTGGGTTTCGAACCACAAGTGCTGGAATTCAATCAACTTATACAAAATCAGGCACAAGTGAAGAATCCCTTATGCTTACTGGTGATCTTAATTTAGCAGATGTGGAATGGGTAGTTCAATATAGAATAGACAATCCCTATAATTTTCTTTTCAAGGTGCGTAATCCTGAAAAAACTTTACGTGATATTTCTGAGGCTGCAATGCGTCAGGTTGTTGGAGACCATACAGTAAATGAAGTTTTAACTGTAAGAAGACCCCAGGTAGCCAGTAATGTTCAGGACCTTATACAAAAATTAAGTACGGAATATTCCCTGGGAATTAAAGTTGAACAAGTGGTTTTGCAGGATGTAAACCCTCCTGATCAGGTAAAAGCAGCTTTTAATGCTGTAAATCAAGCACAGCAAGAAAAAGAAACACTTATAAATCAAGCAAAATCAGAATACAATAAGGTAATACCTAAAGCAAGCGGACAAGCCAAGGAAACAATTCAAATGGCAGAAGGTTATGCACTGGAACGTGTAAACATGGCCCAGGGTGAAGTTGCCCGTTTTAATGATTTATATAAGGAATACATTAAAGCTCCCGAAGTAACCAAGAAAAGGATTTACCTTGAAACCATGAGCAGTGTTATACCAAAACTAGGTCAGAAAATAATTACCGATAAAGGCGGGAATAATGTATTGCCTCTTCTTCAGATGCAAACCCAAAGCAATAAAAAAGAAAATTGA
- the hflC gene encoding protease modulator HflC, which produces MEKKKIIGSLILLVVLIVVLTQSMYIVNEEEQVVITQLGKPVGEAVIESGIQFKLPFIQTANYFDKRYLEWDGNPNQVTTKDKKFIYVDTYARWQIVDPLQFYKRLTNERGAQSRLDDILDGETRNFIANHNIEETVRTSNREPVLTDTISEPLGDSLINISVGREKIQQMILVSSNQRASDLGVVILDFRFKRLNYVQEVQDQVYKRMTSERFRIADKFRSEGQGEASKINGEKERELKSIQSEAFKLAEEIKGKADAKAASIYAAAYDQSPKSRDLYSFLKSMESFEKTFDKETSIIISTDSEFYKYLKKMD; this is translated from the coding sequence ATGGAAAAAAAGAAAATAATTGGATCATTAATACTTTTGGTGGTATTAATAGTTGTGCTAACTCAAAGTATGTACATTGTTAATGAAGAAGAACAAGTGGTGATAACTCAACTTGGAAAGCCAGTTGGAGAAGCCGTAATTGAATCAGGGATTCAATTTAAACTACCTTTTATTCAAACTGCGAATTATTTTGATAAAAGGTACCTTGAGTGGGATGGGAATCCAAATCAGGTAACTACAAAGGATAAAAAGTTTATTTATGTGGATACTTATGCACGTTGGCAAATCGTTGATCCACTTCAGTTTTACAAGAGGTTAACAAATGAAAGAGGAGCACAATCAAGACTTGATGATATTCTTGATGGTGAAACAAGGAATTTCATTGCAAACCACAACATTGAAGAAACCGTTAGAACCAGTAACAGGGAACCTGTTTTAACGGATACAATTAGCGAACCCCTTGGTGATTCCCTAATAAACATTTCTGTTGGTCGTGAAAAAATACAGCAAATGATTCTTGTCTCTTCTAACCAAAGGGCCTCTGACCTAGGTGTTGTTATTTTAGATTTTCGTTTTAAAAGGTTAAATTATGTTCAGGAAGTACAAGACCAGGTTTATAAGCGTATGACCAGTGAACGTTTTCGTATTGCTGATAAATTCCGATCAGAAGGGCAGGGGGAAGCCTCTAAAATTAATGGGGAAAAAGAACGTGAGCTTAAATCAATTCAATCTGAAGCATTTAAACTTGCAGAGGAGATTAAAGGTAAAGCAGATGCAAAAGCTGCATCAATTTATGCTGCTGCTTATGACCAATCGCCAAAATCAAGGGATCTTTATTCATTTTTGAAGTCTATGGAATCCTTTGAAAAAACATTTGATAAGGAAACTTCAATTATTATTTCAACAGACAGCGAGTTTTACAAGTATCTGAAAAAGATGGATTAA
- a CDS encoding acyl-CoA desaturase gives MPVPLKFKPSGNDFAKVLRKRVQDYFKEKNISVFSNSAMVFKTIFLLSLWIGSYCALIFGNIPLAFVYFVWIVLGISIALVSINIGHDAIHGAYTSKKWLTNLLKHTYNLNGASAYMWKSMHNVAHHTYTNVYGYDEDISPISIIRISPDEKLKPIHKYQHLYAFFFYGLATISWVFIKDYVKFFKNQAGNFNNSIHPKKEYFFLFFYKFLNYTIFLVLPLLVMDISWMHILGGYLLMHFVSGFYLAIVFMLAHGIEEVHFPRPEPTGILENDWAIHQLYTTANFSTGNSLAGFLTGGLNQQIEHHLFPYICSIHYRALAKIVQDTAAEYDLPYYDKPTFFSALSSHYLFLKRIGKEKDYRPSNFISQPNSHKPLVVSL, from the coding sequence ATGCCTGTACCATTAAAATTCAAGCCTTCGGGAAATGACTTTGCTAAAGTGCTTAGAAAGCGTGTTCAAGATTATTTCAAGGAAAAAAACATTTCTGTTTTTTCTAATAGCGCAATGGTTTTCAAAACTATATTTTTACTTTCATTATGGATTGGCTCATATTGTGCCTTGATTTTTGGAAATATTCCCTTGGCATTTGTTTATTTTGTTTGGATTGTTTTAGGCATATCCATTGCACTTGTTTCCATTAACATAGGTCATGATGCAATTCATGGGGCTTATACTTCAAAAAAATGGCTTACAAATTTGCTAAAACATACTTACAATTTAAATGGAGCCAGTGCTTATATGTGGAAAAGCATGCATAATGTAGCACATCATACCTATACCAATGTGTATGGATACGATGAAGATATTTCACCAATAAGTATAATTCGCATTTCCCCAGACGAGAAATTAAAACCTATACATAAATACCAGCATTTGTATGCCTTTTTCTTTTATGGATTAGCTACTATTTCCTGGGTTTTTATCAAAGATTATGTGAAATTTTTTAAAAATCAAGCAGGCAATTTCAATAACAGTATTCATCCAAAAAAAGAATATTTCTTTTTGTTTTTTTATAAGTTTTTAAATTATACAATTTTTCTGGTGCTCCCTTTATTAGTAATGGATATTTCCTGGATGCATATATTAGGTGGTTATCTGCTCATGCATTTTGTGTCTGGTTTTTATCTTGCCATAGTTTTCATGTTGGCTCATGGTATTGAAGAAGTCCATTTTCCAAGGCCTGAACCAACTGGGATTTTAGAAAACGACTGGGCCATTCATCAACTCTATACCACTGCTAATTTCAGTACAGGAAATTCATTAGCGGGCTTTTTAACTGGAGGGCTTAACCAACAAATCGAACATCACCTGTTTCCATACATATGCAGCATCCATTATAGAGCGCTTGCTAAAATTGTTCAGGATACAGCCGCTGAATATGATTTGCCTTATTACGATAAACCAACCTTTTTCAGTGCTTTATCCTCCCATTATTTGTTCCTAAAAAGAATTGGCAAAGAGAAGGATTACCGTCCATCGAATTTTATTTCACAACCCAACTCTCATAAGCCTTTGGTTGTTTCCTTGTAG
- a CDS encoding histone deacetylase — MLKIAWSEIFAHSLPDGHRFPMLKYELLPQQLIHEGTITKDNLFEPGLLNEEYILSTHCKTYWERLSSLKLTQSEIRKTGFPHSKELVHRESCIMSGTVMGAEYALIHGIAMNVAGGTHHAFTNRGEGFCLLNDIAIAANYLLNKKKLNKILVIDLDVHQGNGTAEIFKNNKQVFTFSMHGEKNFPLHKEKSDLDIALPDYTDDKFYLKILQETLAKLIEDVQPEFVFFLSGVDVLSTDRLGRLSLTREGCKERDKIVLNTCKINSIPVVVSMGGGYSEKINDIIEAHANTFRLAQYIYF, encoded by the coding sequence ATGTTGAAAATTGCATGGTCCGAAATTTTTGCTCATTCCCTTCCTGATGGCCATCGTTTTCCAATGTTAAAATATGAACTTTTGCCTCAACAACTGATACATGAAGGTACTATAACAAAAGATAATTTATTTGAACCTGGCCTTCTTAATGAAGAATATATTCTTTCAACACACTGTAAAACCTATTGGGAAAGATTAAGTTCTCTTAAATTAACTCAATCTGAGATTAGGAAAACAGGTTTTCCTCATTCTAAGGAATTGGTGCACAGAGAATCATGTATAATGAGTGGAACAGTTATGGGGGCTGAGTATGCATTAATACATGGCATTGCAATGAATGTTGCTGGAGGAACGCATCATGCATTTACAAACCGAGGAGAAGGTTTTTGTTTACTAAATGACATTGCAATTGCTGCAAATTATTTACTGAATAAAAAGAAATTAAATAAAATTCTTGTAATAGACCTTGATGTTCACCAGGGAAATGGGACTGCAGAAATATTCAAAAATAATAAACAGGTATTTACCTTCTCCATGCATGGGGAAAAGAATTTTCCTTTACATAAAGAAAAATCAGATCTTGATATTGCTTTACCTGATTATACGGATGACAAATTCTATTTGAAAATATTACAAGAAACATTAGCAAAACTTATTGAAGATGTGCAACCGGAGTTTGTTTTTTTTTTAAGTGGAGTAGATGTTTTATCCACCGATAGGCTTGGAAGGCTTTCGTTAACCAGAGAAGGATGTAAGGAAAGGGATAAAATTGTTTTAAACACCTGTAAAATAAATTCTATTCCTGTTGTAGTAAGCATGGGCGGTGGTTACTCAGAAAAAATAAATGATATTATTGAGGCGCATGCCAACACCTTTAGGTTAGCACAATATATTTATTTTTAA